The proteins below are encoded in one region of Sphaerodactylus townsendi isolate TG3544 linkage group LG06, MPM_Stown_v2.3, whole genome shotgun sequence:
- the NR1H4 gene encoding bile acid receptor: protein MGSEMNLIGHSQLPASDGFPHSQGHPLFGVFPEPMTSPEQYSDASPYSQYNTAHFSPAQPPVSSLPYYSSLGFCSQQPEEWYSPVMYELRKIPSDNFFIKEPEVGGMPVGKKSRMGPSSGRMKGEELCVVCGDKASGYHYNALTCEGCKGFFRRSITKNAVYKCKNGGNCEMDMYMRRKCQECRLQKCKQVGMLAECLLTEIQCKSKRLRKTVPQPPDQTIDDDNEGPDFKQVSSTTKFHKEKIELTPEQQNLLQYIMDSYNKQRIPPEVSKKLLQEEFSAEENFLILTEMATSHVQVLVEFTKRLPGFQTLDHEDQIALLKGSAVEAMFLRSAEIFNKKLPVGHADLLEERIRNSGISDEYITPMFNFYKSVGELKMRQEEYALLTAIVILSPDRQYIQDKESVERLQEPLLEVLQKFCKLHHTDNPQHFACLLGRLTELRTFNHHHADMLMSWRVNDHKFTPLLCEIWDVQ, encoded by the exons GTGTGTTTCCAGAGCCAATGACTTCTCCTGAGCAATATTCTGATGCCTCCCCTTATTCGCAATACAACACTGCACATTTCTCTCCAGCACAGCCTCCAGTCTCTTCACTTCCTTATTACTCCAGCCTTGGCTTCTGTTCCCAGCAGCCTGAAGAATGGTACTCACCTGTAATGTATGAGCTCAGAAAAATTCCTTCTGATAACTTTTTCATCAAGGAGCCAGAAGTAGGAGGCATGCCTGTTGGCAAGAAGTCTCGTATGGGTCCTTCCTCAGGAAGAATGAAAGGCGAAGAGCTGTGTGTAGTTTGTGGGGACAAAGCCTCTGGGTACCATTATAATGCCCTTACTTGTGAAGGCTGCAAAG GATTCTTCAGAAGAAGTATCACCAAAAATGCTGTATACAAGTGTAAAAATGGAGGAAATTGTGAGATGGACATGTACATGAGAAGAAAATGTCAGGAGTGTCGTCTGCAAAAGTGCAAGCAAGTGGGAATGCTGGCTGAAT gtttgttaaCAGAAATACAATGCAAGTCAAAGCGGTTAAGAAAAACTGTACCACAGCCTCCTGACCAGACAATCGATGACGATAATGAAGGACCTGATTTTAAACAAGTCTCATCTACAACCAAATTCCACAAG GAGAAAATAGAACTAACCCCAGAACAGCAGAACCTTCTTCAGTATATCATGGATTCATATAATAAACAAAGAATTCCTCCTGAGGTTTCTAAAAAACTG CTACAAGAAGAATTCAGTGCTGAAGAAAATTTTCTCATCTTAACAGAAATGGCCACCAGTCACGTACAGGTCCTTGTGGAATTTACCAAAAGGTTACCAG gCTTTCAAACCCTTGACCATGAGGATCAAATTGCTTTACTGAAGGGTTCAGCTGTGGAAGCCATGTTCCTTCGGTCAGCTGAGATCTTCAACAAAAAACTTCCTGTAGGTCATGCTGACCTCCTTGAAGAAAGAATTCGTAACAGTG GTATTTCAGATGAATACATAACTCCCATGTTCAATTTCTATAAAAGTGTTGGGGAACTGAAGATGAGACAAGAAGAATATGCTCTGCTCACAGCAATAGTTATCTTATCTCCAG ATCGGCAATACATACAGGACAAAGAATCCGTGGAAAGGCTTCAAGAGCCATTGCTTGAAGTTCTGCAAAAATTCTGCAAACTTCATCACACAGACAATCCTCAACATTTTGCATGCCTCTTGGGACGTCTGACAGAACTGCGGACTTTTAATCACCACCATGCAGATATGCTGATGTCTTGGAGAGTTAATGATCATAAATTTACACCTCTTCTCTGTGAAATATGGGATGTTCAGTGA